From the Leisingera thetidis genome, the window CTCTACACCAAACGGCTGGAAACGGGAAAGTTCATCCGGCCGGCCAGCGGGACCGGCGAAGCGGTGCAGATCTCCGCGGCCCAGCTCGGATACCTGCTGGAGGGGATCGGCCGGCGCAATCCGCGCTGGACACAACGCCCTGCAAAGGCGGGATAAATTGGTCTCATCAGCCTTATTTACATAGGTTTTGCGGGGCGCGCGTGGCAGGTCCCGGCGATGTCAGATGCCGCTTCCGAGATTGCCGGATTGCGCGCCGCACTTGCGGCATCGGAAGCACGTGCCGAAGCTGCCGGGACCGAATTTGCGCAGGTCCGGGCGGCGGTCTCGGCCTCCGAGGCGATGATCAAGCATCTCCGGCGCGAGATCGCCAAACTCCGGCGCGAACAATATGGCCGCAGCTCGGAACGGCGTGCCCGCTTGACCGGCCAGATGGAGATGCCGCTCGAGGAGCTCGAAGCTGCGGCCGCCGAGGATGAGATCGCGGCGATGAGGCTGACGAAGACCGCGGCCGTGGCCGGCTTCGAACGCCGGCGGCGCCTGGGGCTACGAAGAGTTCCTCGAAGCCCCCGCCGATCCCGGCCAGCGCAACACGAGGACATGATCTGCTGGTCGGGCGGCGCGTTTGATCCCGACGATGCCAAGGCCGACAGGATCGTCGGGCGGCTTAACCAGCTTGCAAAGAAAGCGGCGCCGCGGCCCCGCCCCCCCCCCAAGGGCACTGCCTGAGAACTGCCCACGTCCGCGGTCCACGCCGGATGGTTGCGAAGCAGCCGG encodes:
- the tnpB gene encoding transposase; translated protein: MPLYTKRLETGKFIRPASGTGEAVQISAAQLGYLLEGIGRRNPRWTQRPAKAG